In Pseudomonadota bacterium, the genomic stretch GATTGGCGCTGGCCCCACCTCGAGTCGTACAGGCGGCCACCGCGCATGGCCCGCACGGCGTTCAGCACGCGTTCCTTGCGATCGGGGTAGTGCTGGGCGAGCCAGTCCTCGAACAGCTCGGTCAGCTCGTGGGGGAGTCGGAGAATCACGTAGCTCGCCCCCGTAGCACCGGCCTTCGCTGCCGCGCTCACGATGTCCTCGAGCTCCGCATCGTTCACGAAGGGCATGATAGGCGCCGCGAGCACGCTCACCGGCACCCCCGCCGCGACCAGTCGCTCGATCATCTGCAGCCGCCTCGCCCCACTGCTCGCCCGGGGCTCGAGCTGGCGCTTGAGCTCGGGGGCCAGGGTGGTGACGCTGACCGCTACGCTGACCAGTCGCTGGGCAGCCAACTCGGCCAGCAGATCGAGATCGCGCTCGATGAGTGCGCCCTTGGTGACGATCGAGACGGGGTGTCGGCAGGCGAGCAGCGTTTCGAGAATTCGGCGGGTGACGCCGTAGCGACGCTCGATGGGCTGGTAGGGATCGGTACTCGCCCCCAGGGCAATCGGCGCGCAGCGATACGAGGGACTCGCCAGCTGTCGCAGAAGCACCTGATCCGCATCCGCCTTCCAGACCAGCCGTGTTTCGAAATCCAGGCCGGGCGACAGGTCCAGATAAGCGTGCGTGGGGCGTGCGAAGCAGTACACGCAGCCGTGCTCACAGCCCCGGTAGGGGTTGATGGTGCGGTCGAAGGGCAGGTCCGGCGAGCGATTGAAGGTGATGAGCGAACGCGGCACTTCGCGGCGCACGTGGGTGTCAGGTGCCCGCTCCGG encodes the following:
- a CDS encoding PA0069 family radical SAM protein — protein: MLSQVLEAPPLAPPARPTICGLGVECVASDIIAGLRQPAPQLTIGTLTHENQIEALQILADASIPLVHIDIMDETVWPKTTVGPDFTSQLQTGLLKDVHLLIDQPDAQIPAFAEAGAAVISFCVEYTPDIGNTLSLIENGGEHILRGVSLNPSTPVETIEPYLAQIDLVILLAIGSHEAVADGWNVPEPERAPDTHVRREVPRSLITFNRSPDLPFDRTINPYRGCEHGCVYCFARPTHAYLDLSPGLDFETRLVWKADADQVLLRQLASPSYRCAPIALGASTDPYQPIERRYGVTRRILETLLACRHPVSIVTKGALIERDLDLLAELAAQRLVSVAVSVTTLAPELKRQLEPRASSGARRLQMIERLVAAGVPVSVLAAPIMPFVNDAELEDIVSAAAKAGATGASYVILRLPHELTELFEDWLAQHYPDRKERVLNAVRAMRGGRLYDSRWGQRQSGQGALAQLIARRFELARARHGLNDAAKRTRLDTSAFAVPPSLLASLARSSHSEPQLALF